From a region of the bacterium genome:
- a CDS encoding acyl-CoA dehydrogenase codes for MNFELSEEQTMIQKMARDFAQKELAPLAAERDEKAEFPTSSLPKMAELGLMGMMVPEQWGGAGLDMLSYVLALEEISAACASTGVTMSVNNSLYCGPITRFANDEQKKKYLTPFAQGQKLGAYCLSEPGTGSDAANQQTTAVDKGSHYLLNGTKNFITNGPHADAMVVFAMTDKSKKHKGISAFIVDKNFKGFSVGKVEKKLGIRASATSSIVLENCEVPKDCLLGEVGQGFTIAMNTLDYGRIGIATQALGISRAAIEAAVKYAKEREAFGQSISNFQAIQWMIADMTTRFEASRMLTYKAAELKQAGKPASVEACQAKLFASESSNFITNKAVQIHGGYGYCREYPVERLLRDARITEIYEGTSEIQRLVIAKNTLK; via the coding sequence ATGAACTTTGAACTTTCTGAAGAACAAACAATGATTCAAAAAATGGCACGCGATTTTGCGCAAAAAGAACTCGCGCCTTTAGCTGCCGAACGCGATGAAAAAGCGGAATTCCCTACATCTTCACTTCCTAAAATGGCGGAGCTGGGTTTGATGGGCATGATGGTTCCTGAACAATGGGGCGGAGCAGGGCTCGATATGCTCTCATATGTATTAGCTTTAGAAGAAATTTCGGCCGCTTGTGCCTCTACCGGTGTTACCATGTCGGTGAATAACTCACTCTACTGCGGACCCATCACACGTTTTGCCAATGACGAACAAAAGAAAAAGTATTTAACACCCTTTGCTCAAGGTCAAAAACTGGGAGCGTATTGCTTGTCGGAACCAGGTACCGGTTCGGATGCAGCTAACCAGCAAACAACCGCTGTTGATAAAGGCAGCCATTATCTTTTAAATGGTACCAAAAACTTTATCACCAACGGGCCTCATGCAGATGCCATGGTGGTGTTTGCCATGACTGATAAATCTAAAAAGCATAAAGGCATTTCGGCTTTTATTGTAGATAAAAACTTTAAGGGTTTCTCGGTAGGTAAAGTTGAAAAGAAACTTGGTATTCGTGCTTCGGCTACCTCGTCCATCGTTTTAGAAAACTGCGAAGTTCCTAAAGATTGCCTCTTGGGTGAAGTTGGCCAGGGTTTTACTATTGCCATGAATACGCTCGATTACGGTCGCATTGGTATTGCCACCCAGGCGTTGGGTATTTCGCGCGCGGCTATTGAAGCGGCGGTAAAATACGCCAAAGAACGCGAAGCCTTTGGGCAATCCATTTCTAATTTTCAGGCCATCCAATGGATGATTGCCGATATGACCACACGTTTTGAAGCCTCGCGCATGCTCACTTATAAAGCGGCCGAGCTTAAGCAGGCCGGTAAACCTGCCAGTGTAGAAGCGTGTCAGGCCAAACTTTTTGCCTCGGAATCGTCAAACTTCATCACCAATAAAGCCGTGCAGATACACGGTGGTTATGGCTATTGCCGTGAGTATCCCGTAGAACGTCTCTTGCGTGATGCTCGTATTACCGAAATTTACGAGGGAACTTCCGAAATTCAGCGTTTGGTGATCGCAAAGAATACGTTAAAGTAA